A single region of the Bos mutus isolate GX-2022 chromosome 17, NWIPB_WYAK_1.1, whole genome shotgun sequence genome encodes:
- the PRKAB1 gene encoding 5'-AMP-activated protein kinase subunit beta-1, which translates to MGNTSSERAALDRQGGHKTPRRDSSGGSKDGDRPKILMDSPEDADLFHSEEIKAPEKEEFLAWQHDLEVNDKAPAQARPTVFRWTGGGKEVYLSGSFNNWSKLPLTRSHNNFVAILDLPEGEHQYKFFVDGQWTHDPSEPVVTSQLGTVNNVIQVKKTDFEVFDALMVDSQKCSDVSELSSSPPGPYHQEPYISKPEERFKAPPILPPHLLQVILNKDTGISCDPALLPEPNHVMLNHLYALSIKDGVMVLSATHRYKKKYVTTLLYKPI; encoded by the exons ATGGGCAACACGAGCAGCGAGCGCGCTGCGCTGGACCGGCAGGGCGGCCACAAGACACCCCGAAGGGACAGCTCCGGGGGCTCCAAGGATGGAGACAGGCCCAAGATCCTGATGGACAGCCCCGAAGACGCCGACCTCTTTCACTCTGAGGAAATCAAG GCTCCAGAGAAGGAGGAGTTCCTGGCCTGGCAGCACGATCTGGAAGTGAACGACAAAGCTCCCGCCCAGGCTCGGCCAACTGTTTTTCGATGGACGGGGGGTGGAAAGGAAGTTTACTTGTCTGGGTCCTTTAACAACTGGAGTAAACTTCCCCTCACAAGAAG CCACAATAACTTTGTAGCCATCCTGGATCTGCCGGAAGGAGAGCATCAGTACAAGTTCTTTGTGGATGGTCAGTGGACACACGACCCTTCCGAG CCAGTAGTCACCAGCCAGCTTGGCACAGTCAACAACGTCATTCAGGTGAAGAAAACTGACTTTGAAGTGTTTGACGCTTTAATGGTGGATTCCCAAAAGTGCTCCGACGTGTCTG AGTTGTCCAGTTCCCCACCGGGACCCTATCATCAGGAGCCCTATATCTCGAAACCAGAGGAGCGGTTTAAAGCGCCTCCCATCCTCCCACCACATCTCCTCCAAGTCATCCTAAACAAGGACACGGGCATTTCC TGTGATCCAGCTTTGCTCCCTGAGCCCAACCACGTCATGTTGAACCACCTCTATGCGCTCTCCATCAAG GATGGAGTGATGGTGCTCAGCGCGACCCACCGGTACAAGAAAAAATACGTCACCACCTTGTTATACAAACCCATATGA